In Sporosarcina sp. PTS2304, a genomic segment contains:
- a CDS encoding NEAT domain-containing protein, translating to MKRIVFLCTCLLVISTLLPSTFISYANERSIADGVYQVELSFLSEEVAGQGVLFDKKAVLTVREGRQLVAVKIKPGHVMTSVAVTQQGENMSTSLRTAESLVQFDIKSTKQKFVLAGTYKKPTDNKEVVFSQILMMNENSLPATQPIPSASDESDKLQHLDRVSFTLLTYGTEERSVMNEYVEPYMKIFKRGNRYYAHMQITKSAWITDITVEQKGEMMEPKVVSHEEPLKTIEFEIEDFQKKSKLWVEVNLPELTYSYNYFVDLSFDQAQVKPYITQSGQAVQSQAKSSMAKRSEEPAKPLRPARVTKPVEKEDIPVETIPEAAPEENLEFDRTLDEVVKEEPTEIAQVASEPVQEEIAAEQTDELKISMDVMKVMILTSLCGVSAVLFIRRLISRRKTSMKR from the coding sequence ATGAAAAGAATAGTATTCTTGTGTACTTGTCTGCTTGTCATCTCTACGTTGCTTCCTTCAACTTTCATCAGTTATGCAAACGAGCGGTCTATAGCGGATGGTGTGTATCAAGTTGAACTAAGTTTTCTATCAGAGGAAGTTGCAGGACAAGGTGTTTTATTCGATAAAAAGGCTGTATTGACTGTTCGGGAGGGCCGTCAACTAGTTGCAGTTAAAATAAAGCCAGGACATGTCATGACTTCGGTTGCCGTTACACAACAAGGTGAAAACATGTCAACTTCGCTACGTACGGCTGAAAGTTTAGTTCAGTTTGATATAAAAAGCACAAAACAAAAGTTTGTGCTTGCTGGAACATATAAAAAACCTACAGACAATAAGGAAGTAGTGTTTTCACAAATTCTTATGATGAATGAGAACTCATTACCGGCAACACAACCAATTCCTTCGGCAAGCGATGAATCAGATAAGCTGCAGCACTTAGACAGAGTGAGCTTTACGTTGCTGACATATGGAACAGAAGAACGGTCTGTGATGAATGAATATGTAGAACCTTATATGAAAATCTTTAAAAGAGGAAATCGATATTATGCACATATGCAAATTACAAAGTCGGCTTGGATTACTGACATAACAGTGGAACAAAAAGGTGAAATGATGGAGCCTAAAGTAGTTTCTCACGAAGAGCCGTTAAAAACGATTGAGTTTGAGATTGAGGATTTTCAAAAAAAGAGCAAGCTATGGGTTGAAGTGAATCTACCGGAGTTGACGTATTCTTATAATTATTTCGTAGATCTTTCATTTGATCAGGCACAAGTGAAACCATACATCACACAAAGTGGACAAGCAGTTCAAAGTCAGGCGAAGTCGTCTATGGCAAAAAGATCTGAAGAACCTGCCAAACCATTACGACCAGCGAGGGTGACAAAGCCAGTTGAAAAAGAAGACATTCCAGTAGAGACGATACCTGAGGCGGCTCCTGAAGAAAATCTGGAATTTGACCGAACGTTAGATGAAGTAGTGAAAGAAGAACCGACAGAGATTGCGCAAGTGGCAAGTGAACCAGTACAAGAAGAAATAGCTGCAGAACAAACAGATGAACTGAAGATTTCAATGGATGTGATGAAGGTTATGATACTAACGAGCTTATGTGGTGTGTCAGCTGTGTTATTTAT
- a CDS encoding NEAT domain-containing protein, which yields MTKKSSSRATKVVLASMLAASLALPTVASANVSTSNQAESALKVTIAEEQAVDFHAYEVGTTTAYPSINGHIVPRGTVVEKDGKQYANLTVVAKSASMIAELQTKQGEEFVKAESVKNADGTTTYSFPLEIGKIYSGKLHVVAPFANIDKWYPFDFEAKTAKNEPVVVAQEVSVKVFKDGTSEESVMKNYMSATASVVKGAQGNDVTVTFPKGHYIQEFKVDGKKVAIATDDKATGARTYTFKVADLKKLVNAELHVIVDEAGVKYDSNHKVQLGFDGAKPAEKPAPTANPFKDIDKDGNKEAILALYNKGIVKGADKFNPRNNITRSQFALMIARALDLKSTGSVGFKDLGNITDQERVDAINALAQAGIVQKNEKFNPNNTLTRQQGALMLYRAVNVVAGKDMATGIDTSLGYYADGAVVTDPESKKAFALLYAGKIMTGSKQSDGKVLIQSGDSLKRTQMAKILNGSLEYMNK from the coding sequence ATGACGAAAAAATCATCATCACGAGCTACTAAGGTAGTACTCGCTTCCATGCTCGCTGCATCACTCGCTCTGCCAACAGTAGCATCAGCAAATGTCAGTACGAGCAACCAAGCAGAATCAGCACTTAAAGTGACGATCGCTGAAGAACAAGCAGTAGATTTCCATGCGTATGAAGTAGGTACGACTACGGCATATCCTTCAATTAACGGTCATATCGTTCCTCGAGGCACAGTTGTTGAAAAAGATGGTAAGCAGTATGCAAATCTGACGGTAGTTGCTAAATCCGCATCTATGATTGCAGAGTTGCAAACGAAACAAGGCGAGGAATTTGTCAAAGCAGAATCAGTAAAAAATGCTGATGGTACAACTACGTACAGCTTCCCATTAGAGATAGGTAAAATTTATTCAGGAAAGCTTCATGTGGTAGCACCTTTCGCAAACATCGATAAGTGGTATCCATTTGACTTTGAAGCGAAAACTGCTAAAAATGAACCAGTCGTTGTTGCGCAGGAAGTAAGTGTAAAAGTCTTTAAAGATGGTACAAGTGAAGAGTCTGTAATGAAGAACTATATGTCAGCTACAGCAAGTGTTGTAAAAGGAGCACAAGGCAATGACGTGACAGTTACTTTCCCTAAAGGTCATTATATTCAAGAATTTAAAGTGGACGGCAAAAAAGTAGCAATCGCAACGGACGATAAAGCTACTGGTGCTCGTACGTATACATTCAAAGTGGCAGACTTGAAAAAGTTAGTAAACGCAGAACTTCACGTAATTGTAGATGAAGCTGGTGTCAAATACGACTCCAATCATAAAGTGCAACTTGGATTTGATGGTGCTAAGCCGGCAGAAAAGCCAGCTCCGACAGCAAATCCATTTAAAGATATCGATAAAGACGGAAATAAAGAAGCAATCCTTGCACTTTACAATAAAGGAATTGTTAAAGGGGCAGACAAATTTAACCCACGTAATAATATTACGCGTTCACAGTTTGCATTAATGATTGCACGTGCATTAGATTTAAAGTCTACAGGGTCAGTTGGATTTAAAGACCTTGGAAACATTACAGACCAAGAACGTGTTGATGCGATCAACGCACTTGCACAAGCAGGAATTGTTCAGAAAAATGAAAAGTTCAACCCAAATAACACATTGACACGCCAACAAGGTGCATTAATGTTATATCGCGCAGTAAATGTAGTAGCTGGTAAAGATATGGCTACTGGTATTGATACAAGCCTTGGCTACTACGCAGATGGAGCAGTCGTTACAGATCCTGAATCTAAAAAGGCATTTGCACTATTATATGCTGGGAAAATCATGACTGGTTCTAAGCAATCGGATGGAAAAGTGCTAATCCAATCTGGTGATTCATTGAAGCGTACACAAATGGCTAAAATTTTAAACGGTTCATTGGAGTATATGAACAAATAA
- a CDS encoding NEAT domain-containing protein, whose translation MKKGFLFTLLASILMLTVALPQASAQIANGTHSLTYQVNQPNSNSASIANDYFVKPAVATVSNGSAVVQLTLKNSSWITKFDPPGGAKVLNEDLKADTRVVEFNVSDISKPVIAAMKVDVEDINYHHEYSVSIVFEDNNSQVTPPATGNTTPPVTTPPTTTPSTTPKPGTSININTSGNITKPSTTTTQVANPQTSDSTPYLLMIALAGSAFLLYRTRLKTKQGEQ comes from the coding sequence GTGAAAAAAGGTTTCTTATTTACTTTACTAGCCAGTATTTTGATGCTCACTGTAGCTTTGCCACAAGCCTCCGCACAAATTGCGAACGGTACACATTCACTTACGTATCAAGTGAACCAACCAAATAGCAATTCCGCATCAATTGCGAATGATTACTTCGTAAAACCGGCAGTTGCAACGGTATCAAATGGTTCAGCGGTAGTGCAACTAACATTAAAAAATAGTTCATGGATTACAAAGTTCGATCCTCCAGGAGGAGCTAAAGTTCTAAATGAAGATCTAAAGGCTGATACACGAGTGGTAGAGTTTAATGTTAGTGACATATCAAAACCGGTAATTGCCGCTATGAAAGTCGATGTGGAGGATATTAATTATCATCACGAATATAGCGTGTCTATTGTATTCGAAGATAATAATAGCCAAGTGACACCACCGGCAACCGGTAACACGACACCACCTGTTACAACACCACCGACTACGACACCATCGACTACACCAAAACCAGGCACTAGCATCAATATCAACACAAGCGGGAACATTACGAAACCTTCTACAACAACTACTCAAGTAGCTAATCCGCAAACTAGTGATTCAACGCCGTACCTACTAATGATTGCGTTAGCAGGTTCAGCATTTTTACTTTATAGAACTAGATTGAAAACAAAACAGGGGGAACAGTAA